One window of Anaerolineae bacterium genomic DNA carries:
- a CDS encoding NAD(P)HX epimerase / NAD(P)HX dehydratase → MIKYVSVSEMRVIEQEADRLGLTYAQMMENAGRNLGKIVDQEFRSRTNRTAIGLVGSGNNGGDTLVALSYLADQGWKVTAYLVKERSADDPLIQRLLNRNGILISFQDDIDYQELKVVLQQSEILLDGVLGTGFELPMKESIGKVLRAVKEFVNTSPIHVIAVDCPSGVDCERGEVAEEAIPAEITVTMAAVKGGLLKFPAYPLCGRILVADIGLSESFPSWSGIRRMVVDAEWVREMLPVRSDNSHKGTFGTTLILAGSKNYTGAAYLSAKAAYLGGCGLVTLGVINPVYQALAGQLPEATWLILPDEQGYLSEASAEILYDRLNSVDTLVLGPGFGLHESTSGLMKRILESEHNRMPPLVIDADGLKLLARTEKWCEKIPPQTVLTPHPGEMSVLSGVSVAEIQSNRLQVAENFARQWGHIVVLKGAFTVIADPFGRTAINPVATSALARAGSGDVLAGLIGGLRAQGMNGFEAAVAGVWIHAQAGLRAAEKMGTTRCVLATDLLGTMAEVFRDLGR, encoded by the coding sequence ATGATAAAGTATGTAAGTGTATCTGAGATGCGTGTTATCGAGCAAGAGGCAGATCGATTGGGATTGACCTATGCCCAAATGATGGAAAATGCAGGTAGAAATTTAGGCAAGATCGTCGATCAAGAGTTCCGAAGTCGGACCAACCGCACTGCAATCGGTTTAGTAGGCTCTGGTAATAATGGTGGGGACACTTTAGTTGCTTTGTCCTATCTGGCGGATCAAGGCTGGAAAGTCACTGCCTACCTGGTGAAGGAAAGATCTGCTGATGATCCGCTCATTCAAAGGCTGTTGAATCGAAATGGAATTTTAATCTCTTTTCAGGATGATATAGATTATCAAGAATTGAAGGTGGTTTTACAGCAAAGCGAAATTCTTCTCGATGGTGTGTTAGGAACTGGCTTTGAATTGCCAATGAAAGAATCAATTGGTAAGGTATTAAGGGCGGTCAAAGAATTTGTCAATACTTCTCCTATCCATGTGATCGCTGTGGATTGTCCATCGGGAGTCGATTGTGAACGCGGTGAAGTGGCTGAAGAGGCGATACCGGCAGAAATTACTGTAACGATGGCTGCAGTAAAAGGTGGACTGTTGAAATTTCCCGCCTATCCTTTGTGTGGTCGGATTCTGGTTGCCGACATTGGTTTGTCGGAGAGCTTTCCAAGCTGGAGTGGCATTCGGCGAATGGTTGTTGATGCTGAGTGGGTTCGGGAGATGCTGCCTGTTCGGTCGGATAACTCCCATAAAGGCACGTTTGGGACGACATTGATCCTGGCCGGTAGTAAAAATTATACTGGAGCAGCCTACTTATCGGCTAAGGCGGCTTATCTGGGCGGGTGTGGATTGGTAACCCTGGGAGTAATAAACCCGGTTTATCAGGCTCTAGCCGGCCAACTTCCTGAAGCCACATGGTTGATCCTTCCTGATGAACAGGGTTACCTCTCAGAAGCTTCCGCTGAGATTCTTTATGATCGCCTGAACTCAGTTGATACCCTGGTACTTGGTCCCGGCTTTGGTTTACATGAGAGTACATCTGGGTTAATGAAACGCATCCTGGAGAGTGAACATAACCGAATGCCACCCCTCGTCATTGATGCAGATGGATTAAAACTGCTTGCCAGAACCGAAAAGTGGTGTGAGAAAATCCCGCCTCAAACAGTATTAACGCCGCATCCGGGCGAGATGAGTGTCCTGAGTGGTGTAAGTGTTGCCGAGATTCAATCAAATCGCCTTCAAGTTGCGGAAAATTTTGCCAGGCAGTGGGGGCACATTGTGGTCTTGAAGGGTGCGTTTACGGTAATTGCTGATCCGTTTGGTCGCACGGCGATTAATCCGGTTGCCACCTCTGCGCTGGCTCGCGCCGGTAGTGGTGATGTTCTGGCTGGTTTGATCGGAGGGCTGAGAGCGCAGGGGATGAATGGCTTTGAGGCTGCTGTTGCGGGGGTGTGGATTCATGCTCAGGCAGGATTACGGGCAGCAGAAAAGATGGGAACAACTCGCTGTGTTTTGGCGACAGATTTGCTTGGGACAATGGCGGAGGTGTTTCGGGATTTGGGGAGATAA
- a CDS encoding Tungsten-containing aldehyde:ferredoxin oxidoreductase, which translates to MQPILEINLTTGENRSLEIPDQWQVEFLGGASLGARILYEELRQDLDPLSPNAPLLFIVGPLSGTAGPAVGRFVVCGKSPATHLWAESNCGGFWGTELRKAGFDGLLIRGRAASPQILIIDDGEVKMVDARKLWGMDTYATQQAVLSEIGEGGFRVAVIGPAGEKGIPYSLILTDHGRVAGRTGLGAVMGAKNLKAIAVRGTQTIPLSLPEAYHSLRGETNRNLRLDNQSLVLRELGTAGAAEYFDYLGLMPKRYYHQTIFDGVPKISGSYFSENLLKGISACHACVIACGRVVQYENLPKKKGPEYETIVGFGPNLLISDPVAITEMGEMCDRLGLDTISTSNTIGLAFYLFEQGIIKSTDTDGLELRWGDSEAVRQLIAKIPSREGFGEYLALGSKRLAEVFQVPDEAVQVNGLEVAYHDPRGASGMALVYATSPIGASHNQSDYFFVEIGQVEASIGLETYSRLGGSEKARNVCLHQDWRTVFNSLVMCIFANVPPQDIVALINAACGCELDIPGLMRIGERGWNLKRAINLRLGLDPACEMMPIAFRQPYEDGQGELEDFVVPFDDMRQAYYRAREWDLPSGKPSPQKLRQLNLEWIIPDLWGQTEANEQ; encoded by the coding sequence ATGCAACCAATCTTAGAAATCAACCTGACCACCGGAGAAAATCGCTCACTTGAAATCCCTGATCAATGGCAAGTTGAATTTCTTGGAGGCGCCTCCTTAGGGGCGCGAATTTTATACGAGGAGTTACGACAAGATTTAGATCCTTTGTCTCCAAACGCTCCCTTATTGTTTATTGTCGGACCGCTCAGCGGGACTGCAGGTCCGGCGGTAGGCAGGTTTGTCGTATGTGGTAAATCGCCGGCAACCCACCTATGGGCAGAGTCAAATTGCGGAGGCTTTTGGGGAACAGAATTGCGAAAAGCTGGATTCGATGGTCTTTTGATTCGCGGCAGGGCAGCTTCCCCGCAGATTTTGATCATTGATGATGGGGAAGTGAAGATGGTCGATGCCCGTAAGCTATGGGGGATGGATACCTATGCTACGCAACAGGCAGTGTTAAGTGAAATTGGTGAAGGGGGATTTCGGGTGGCGGTTATTGGACCCGCGGGTGAAAAAGGTATCCCCTATTCCTTGATTTTAACCGATCACGGTCGAGTTGCTGGTCGGACCGGGTTAGGAGCAGTCATGGGGGCTAAGAATCTCAAAGCTATCGCAGTGCGTGGCACACAAACCATTCCACTATCTTTGCCAGAGGCCTATCATTCTTTGCGAGGAGAAACGAATCGAAATTTACGACTGGATAACCAATCTTTGGTGTTACGTGAACTTGGTACGGCTGGCGCTGCTGAATATTTTGATTATCTGGGTTTGATGCCAAAACGGTATTATCACCAAACCATATTCGATGGAGTTCCGAAGATTTCAGGTTCTTATTTTTCCGAAAACCTTCTAAAGGGAATAAGCGCCTGTCATGCCTGTGTGATTGCTTGCGGGCGGGTGGTCCAATACGAGAATTTACCCAAAAAGAAGGGTCCTGAATATGAGACGATTGTCGGTTTTGGACCGAATTTGTTGATCTCGGACCCGGTTGCCATAACCGAAATGGGTGAAATGTGCGATCGGTTGGGGTTGGATACAATCAGCACCAGCAACACCATTGGTCTTGCTTTTTATCTATTTGAACAAGGGATCATTAAATCTACGGATACAGATGGCTTGGAACTACGATGGGGAGATAGCGAAGCTGTTAGGCAGTTAATCGCTAAAATTCCATCAAGAGAGGGATTTGGAGAGTACTTAGCGCTTGGTAGCAAGCGATTGGCTGAGGTTTTCCAGGTTCCCGATGAAGCAGTGCAGGTCAATGGATTGGAAGTTGCCTATCATGATCCCAGAGGAGCTTCAGGGATGGCTCTGGTCTATGCCACTTCTCCAATTGGTGCCAGCCACAATCAATCCGATTATTTTTTTGTTGAAATTGGACAGGTAGAGGCGAGCATCGGATTGGAAACCTATTCTCGGCTTGGTGGTTCAGAGAAAGCCAGAAATGTTTGCCTTCATCAGGACTGGCGAACGGTATTCAACAGCCTGGTTATGTGCATCTTTGCCAATGTCCCGCCACAGGATATTGTGGCTCTAATCAATGCTGCCTGTGGATGCGAACTGGATATACCAGGTTTGATGCGAATCGGAGAGAGGGGTTGGAATTTGAAGCGGGCAATTAATCTTCGACTTGGATTAGACCCTGCTTGTGAGATGATGCCAATAGCGTTTCGACAGCCATACGAGGATGGCCAGGGTGAACTTGAAGATTTTGTTGTGCCTTTCGATGATATGCGTCAGGCGTATTACCGTGCCAGAGAATGGGATTTGCCGTCAGGAAAACCAAGTCCCCAAAAATTGCGTCAACTTAACCTGGAATGGATTATTCCCGACCTGTGGGGTCAAACGGAGGCAAACGAGCAATGA
- a CDS encoding Signal transduction response regulator, whose protein sequence is MEISKSPLILYVEDNIDNRVLVRRILEADGFRVEEASSGHEAFEKLKTITPDLILMDINLPEVDGYTLTTTLKAQLTPNIPIIALTANVMKGDREKTLQAGCDGYIQKPIDVDALPSQVRSYLSSKTKG, encoded by the coding sequence ATGGAAATATCAAAGTCCCCCCTTATCCTTTACGTTGAAGATAATATCGATAACCGTGTCCTTGTCAGGCGAATTTTAGAAGCCGATGGTTTCAGAGTGGAAGAAGCCTCTTCAGGACATGAAGCTTTTGAAAAACTCAAGACGATAACCCCTGACTTAATCCTGATGGACATAAACCTACCTGAAGTAGATGGCTATACCTTGACCACAACTTTAAAGGCTCAACTGACTCCGAATATCCCAATCATTGCCCTCACTGCTAATGTCATGAAAGGCGATCGGGAAAAAACCTTACAAGCTGGTTGTGACGGTTATATTCAAAAACCAATCGATGTTGACGCTCTTCCCAGTCAGGTGCGCTCATATCTAAGCTCTAAAACAAAAGGATGA
- a CDS encoding sensor histidine kinase/response regulator: MAGAFTEKDSHNIELQDVTVLVVEDNVSNFVLIARLLGYLGIHCEWKTSGYEVVEYADLLPKLDLILMDIRLPYEDGYEALKKIRSSPRLTSIPVIAITAEASMEQMQKAHAAGFDGFIGKPINPDRFPEQIQQILNGEPVWEL; the protein is encoded by the coding sequence ATGGCTGGAGCTTTCACCGAAAAGGATTCCCATAATATTGAATTGCAAGATGTTACTGTTTTGGTTGTCGAAGACAATGTATCAAACTTTGTCTTGATAGCCCGGTTACTTGGCTATTTAGGGATTCATTGTGAATGGAAGACCTCTGGCTATGAGGTGGTTGAATACGCCGATTTACTTCCAAAATTAGACTTAATTCTTATGGATATTCGCTTGCCCTATGAAGATGGTTATGAAGCCCTCAAGAAAATCCGGTCTTCACCCAGACTTACCTCCATTCCTGTTATTGCAATAACCGCAGAAGCATCGATGGAACAGATGCAAAAAGCTCATGCTGCCGGTTTTGATGGCTTCATCGGTAAACCAATCAACCCGGATCGCTTTCCAGAACAAATTCAACAAATCTTGAACGGGGAACCTGTTTGGGAGCTATAG
- a CDS encoding HAMP domain/GAF domain/HD domain protein — MKFFPSFQKVSIHTRVIGMLTLLSLLAVSGTVLSALYTTREIGNSTQNLSSEIIKEQITSSLVSLNQNVAIDTSRSLEKTANDVEFLAQYILDIWTKPEQEVMNWAKEEIIRKGSQGQYLNSKSDDSSLFVPKYVQLTPEVEYEIEKSRYLNLIFESVQKGNPNIAAIYFASPNNVTRYYPNIDLGNVVPPDFTVTERPWYIAAIEKSTPRPQVVWSTIYVDATGLGLVSTASRAIYDHGKLIGVIGIDLLVQDILANVEESFQLKAGYNFLIDYQGYALAMPRQAYLDILERQPAEGESLTSLRDTRNDFLPIIVEMRRGNSGLKELNIGSRNLFVAYTSVPNVDWSIASVVDAASYLEPLSELERELQTNIQRLIIVQILPLSAAVLVLIIFLGLILANVITTPIQQLANAAEKLSRSEWEVEIPEDAPGEIGLFAQTFRNMANQLRDIIANLEEKVAERTEALRRRAVQLQASVEVGRAVASERELEKLLSMVTHLISERFGFYHVGIFLVDPKGEYAWLKAANSEGGQRMLQRQHRLKVNEQGIVGYVTGTGKARIALDVGEDAVFFNNPDLPFTRSEMALPLIAQGKLLGALDIQSEQGGAFTEEDIEVLSGMANLIAVAIQNAELFAETQAALEATRRAYQEMSLKGWIELINRSQHPAYLSTPLKKVTPLQQSTAPLIEKVCQTNSIQKGDDHEMAIPITVKGNRIGVLRLRRQAHQPGFTDTDIDLFQDIALRIGTALEAARLYQESQKRALREKLVGEITSKIRSSNEPKEILKIAIEELQKVLQATRAQVAFFSSKSTLSDNGHREGLE, encoded by the coding sequence ATGAAATTTTTCCCCTCATTTCAGAAAGTATCCATCCATACCCGGGTCATCGGGATGTTAACTTTATTATCCCTTCTTGCGGTTTCTGGAACAGTACTCAGTGCCCTTTATACGACTCGTGAAATCGGCAATAGCACTCAAAATTTGAGCAGCGAGATCATCAAGGAACAAATCACCAGTTCACTGGTTTCTCTGAACCAGAATGTTGCCATTGATACCAGTCGATCTCTGGAAAAGACCGCAAACGATGTTGAATTTCTCGCTCAATACATCCTCGATATTTGGACCAAACCCGAACAAGAAGTAATGAATTGGGCAAAAGAAGAAATCATCAGAAAAGGCTCACAGGGGCAATATCTGAACAGTAAAAGTGACGATTCCAGCCTTTTTGTTCCCAAGTATGTTCAACTGACCCCCGAAGTTGAGTATGAAATTGAAAAGAGCCGCTACCTAAACTTAATTTTCGAATCCGTTCAAAAAGGGAATCCAAATATTGCGGCGATTTATTTTGCCTCTCCAAATAATGTCACCCGATACTATCCCAATATTGATCTCGGCAATGTTGTTCCTCCAGACTTTACCGTAACGGAACGTCCATGGTATATCGCCGCTATTGAAAAATCAACCCCCCGTCCACAGGTTGTATGGTCAACGATTTATGTAGATGCAACGGGTCTTGGCCTGGTCAGTACTGCATCACGCGCCATTTACGATCATGGAAAATTGATCGGTGTGATTGGGATCGATTTACTCGTTCAGGACATTCTCGCCAATGTAGAGGAATCATTTCAACTAAAAGCCGGATATAACTTTTTAATCGACTATCAAGGTTATGCGCTTGCCATGCCTCGTCAGGCTTATCTGGACATTCTCGAACGTCAACCTGCAGAAGGAGAATCTTTAACCAGCCTTAGAGACACCCGCAATGATTTTCTTCCCATTATTGTTGAAATGCGTCGTGGCAATAGTGGTCTAAAAGAACTTAATATTGGATCGAGAAATTTATTTGTTGCTTATACCTCAGTCCCTAATGTTGATTGGAGCATCGCCAGCGTTGTAGATGCTGCCAGTTATCTCGAGCCCCTGTCTGAACTAGAAAGAGAACTCCAAACCAATATCCAACGTCTTATTATTGTGCAAATTCTCCCCTTATCGGCAGCCGTTTTAGTGTTAATTATTTTCTTGGGATTAATTCTTGCTAATGTTATTACAACCCCGATCCAGCAACTCGCCAATGCCGCAGAAAAACTGAGCCGTAGTGAGTGGGAGGTCGAAATCCCTGAAGACGCCCCCGGAGAAATCGGCTTATTTGCCCAAACCTTCCGCAATATGGCAAATCAACTTAGAGATATCATCGCCAACCTGGAAGAAAAAGTTGCCGAGAGAACCGAAGCTCTACGTCGAAGAGCTGTCCAATTGCAGGCTTCGGTTGAGGTTGGACGCGCGGTAGCATCCGAACGAGAGTTAGAAAAATTGCTCTCTATGGTTACCCATCTCATTAGTGAGCGCTTTGGTTTCTATCATGTTGGTATTTTCCTTGTTGACCCTAAAGGTGAATACGCCTGGTTAAAGGCAGCTAATAGTGAAGGGGGACAGCGCATGTTACAGCGCCAACACCGCCTAAAAGTGAATGAACAAGGTATTGTTGGATACGTTACCGGAACCGGCAAAGCCCGCATCGCCCTAGATGTTGGCGAGGATGCGGTCTTTTTCAATAACCCCGATCTTCCCTTCACGCGCTCTGAAATGGCGCTTCCCTTGATTGCTCAAGGTAAACTTCTTGGAGCACTCGATATCCAAAGCGAACAAGGAGGAGCGTTCACTGAAGAAGACATCGAAGTTCTCAGTGGTATGGCGAACTTGATTGCGGTTGCAATTCAAAACGCAGAGCTGTTTGCAGAAACTCAGGCAGCTCTTGAGGCGACTCGTCGAGCGTATCAAGAAATGAGCTTGAAAGGGTGGATTGAATTAATTAACCGTTCACAACATCCAGCATACCTCAGTACACCCTTGAAAAAAGTAACCCCTCTACAACAATCAACCGCTCCTCTAATTGAAAAAGTCTGTCAAACCAATTCGATTCAAAAGGGTGATGACCATGAAATGGCAATCCCGATCACAGTCAAGGGCAATCGAATTGGTGTCCTCCGTTTACGGCGGCAAGCTCATCAGCCTGGCTTTACCGATACCGATATTGATTTATTCCAGGATATTGCCCTACGCATTGGAACAGCCCTAGAAGCGGCTCGTCTGTATCAAGAATCACAGAAAAGAGCTTTGCGAGAAAAACTTGTCGGCGAAATTACCTCAAAGATCCGTTCCTCGAATGAACCAAAAGAGATTCTCAAGATAGCCATCGAAGAGTTGCAAAAAGTTCTTCAAGCCACCAGGGCTCAAGTAGCTTTCTTTTCGTCAAAATCAACCTTAAGTGATAACGGACATCGTGAGGGACTAGAATGA
- a CDS encoding Chromosome (plasmid) partitioning protein ParA / Sporulation initiation inhibitor protein Soj, with translation MSYIIAIANQKGGVAKTTTAVGLSGALVQEGFDVLAIDLDSQANLTIALGINPLQARRSIADIFVNAEKLASVIQATNLPGLDLVPANKDMELSERFVPLRQNHEILLRQQLSAPEISSVYDFIILDCPPYLGAITTNALVAAQMLIIPTQAEYFSLNALKNMIVQVKAIRQTFNPALTYRILITLRDLRNRVHRTMSEQLFSAFPNGILNTCIDLDTKLRESAIAGMPVTFCYPKSRGAQQYRSLAMEILEYVRQKNLIPA, from the coding sequence ATGAGTTACATAATAGCTATTGCGAATCAAAAAGGCGGCGTAGCGAAAACCACCACTGCTGTTGGATTGAGCGGTGCACTTGTCCAGGAAGGTTTTGATGTCTTAGCGATCGATCTCGATTCGCAGGCGAATCTCACCATTGCATTAGGTATCAATCCTCTTCAAGCGCGCCGCTCGATTGCCGATATCTTTGTCAATGCAGAAAAACTTGCTTCTGTTATTCAAGCCACCAACTTGCCCGGTTTGGACCTTGTACCGGCAAATAAGGACATGGAACTTTCTGAGCGCTTTGTCCCGTTACGCCAAAACCACGAAATACTCCTCCGTCAACAATTATCGGCCCCGGAGATCTCATCCGTTTACGATTTTATTATTCTGGATTGCCCACCTTATCTCGGAGCAATCACCACCAACGCATTGGTGGCAGCGCAAATGCTGATCATTCCTACACAAGCCGAGTATTTTTCTCTGAATGCGCTAAAGAACATGATCGTCCAGGTTAAGGCTATTCGCCAAACCTTCAATCCTGCTCTCACCTACCGAATCTTGATCACGCTGCGTGACCTTCGTAACCGTGTTCATCGCACAATGAGTGAACAACTCTTCAGCGCCTTTCCAAATGGCATCTTAAACACTTGCATCGACCTGGACACAAAACTGCGGGAAAGTGCGATTGCGGGTATGCCGGTCACCTTTTGCTACCCAAAGAGCAGAGGGGCACAACAATATCGGTCACTTGCGATGGAGATCTTAGAATATGTGCGCCAAAAAAATCTCATCCCAGCTTGA
- a CDS encoding Sensory transduction histidine kinase produces MIPSGKETVIVQSNGSIKAIPYPTGDTPPSELFLTDLGPKAYQTHQLLFQEAQDHQPAVLSLAKPVGEQEFLFEFIKEASQRKWDPDEILLLEQVTDQLQLALENANLFQKTKEALQETEQRAKELRILNEFGLSLTKATNFQTIYQTVYDCVSRLMNAFNFYIAIYNERTESINFPFVILDGVPLDESHPEAGFWMGEMPVEGLTGHVIRTKQPLLLTEGVENQLRHSNLNYIQIGAVAAKSWVGVPVLYGDKVIGVISVQHEHLPNLYDQHDVELLTTIGNQTAIAIQNVQFLQELRQRAEQLQTAAEIARDTSGTLALDQLLNRVVNLVRDRFGFYHSSIFLVDEEHQYAVVRESTGEAGEAMKRAGHKLAIGSQSIIGYVTQHGEPLVINDVTQSDIHRPNPLLPETKSELGIPLKIGDQVIGALDVQSTQKNAFSADDVSVLQLLADQIAVAISNAQAYELSLQAVEEMAKADQLKSQFLANMSHELRTPLNSIIGFSRVILKGIDGPITDLQRQDLNAIYNSGQHLLSLINDILDLSKIEAGKMELMFEDGVNLSEIIQSVLPTVRGLIKDKPIELIVNLDPNVPLVRADPTKVRQILLNLLSNAAKFTEQGSITIQTRVERVNSHEEVLISVSDTGIGIAKEDQSKLFEPFSQVDASPTRKTGGTGLGLSISRYLVEMHGGKIGLESEVGKGSTFYFTIPVPSSTQEFNDSPSATQNSSPSNTVLAIDREELVLNLYERYLADHNIQVIKCSQPEQAIQIAETLSPSIIIIDTAIELNSDPIKDGWHLLQELKSKPNTANTPIVICSLIEDRERANQYGVSEYLLKPIMEDDLTSAIKKLLQGVKT; encoded by the coding sequence TTGATTCCTTCAGGAAAGGAAACGGTCATTGTTCAATCGAATGGTAGTATAAAAGCCATTCCATACCCTACTGGTGATACTCCTCCATCCGAGTTGTTCCTGACCGATTTAGGACCAAAAGCCTATCAAACACATCAATTACTTTTCCAGGAAGCGCAAGACCATCAACCCGCTGTTCTTTCTTTAGCAAAACCGGTAGGCGAGCAAGAATTCCTTTTTGAATTTATAAAAGAGGCCTCTCAACGCAAATGGGATCCTGATGAAATTCTTCTGCTGGAACAAGTTACCGACCAATTACAACTAGCTCTTGAAAACGCCAATTTATTCCAAAAAACAAAGGAAGCGCTACAAGAAACCGAACAAAGAGCCAAAGAATTACGTATTCTGAACGAATTTGGGCTTTCTCTAACCAAAGCTACGAACTTCCAGACCATCTATCAAACCGTCTATGATTGTGTCTCACGTCTAATGAATGCTTTCAACTTCTATATAGCTATTTATAATGAGAGAACTGAAAGCATTAACTTCCCATTTGTTATCCTGGATGGAGTTCCGCTCGATGAGAGTCACCCAGAGGCGGGTTTTTGGATGGGAGAAATGCCGGTAGAAGGTTTGACCGGGCACGTCATTCGCACCAAACAACCGCTTTTATTAACCGAAGGCGTTGAGAATCAACTACGCCATTCAAACCTGAATTACATCCAAATCGGAGCTGTTGCAGCAAAGTCTTGGGTGGGCGTCCCAGTACTCTACGGCGATAAAGTGATTGGCGTGATCTCCGTCCAGCATGAACATCTTCCCAACTTATATGACCAGCATGATGTTGAACTCTTAACTACCATCGGCAACCAGACAGCGATTGCAATCCAAAATGTTCAATTCCTTCAGGAATTACGTCAGCGTGCAGAACAGCTGCAAACGGCCGCTGAAATTGCCCGTGACACCTCCGGAACTCTTGCTTTGGATCAACTACTCAACCGCGTCGTTAATTTGGTGAGAGACCGCTTTGGCTTCTATCATTCTTCAATCTTCCTGGTAGATGAAGAACACCAATACGCAGTCGTGCGCGAATCGACCGGTGAAGCCGGGGAAGCAATGAAACGCGCAGGACATAAGCTGGCAATCGGCTCTCAGTCTATCATTGGATATGTGACTCAACACGGCGAACCATTGGTGATTAACGATGTTACTCAAAGTGACATCCATCGCCCTAATCCGCTTCTCCCGGAGACAAAATCTGAATTGGGTATTCCCTTGAAAATCGGCGATCAGGTAATCGGCGCTCTCGACGTGCAATCTACACAAAAGAATGCCTTTTCAGCCGACGATGTCTCCGTCTTGCAATTGCTTGCTGACCAGATTGCTGTTGCTATCAGTAATGCTCAAGCTTACGAACTCTCCCTCCAGGCAGTTGAGGAAATGGCAAAAGCCGATCAATTGAAGAGCCAATTCCTGGCTAACATGAGTCACGAGTTACGGACACCACTCAACTCAATCATTGGATTTTCGCGAGTGATCTTAAAGGGCATTGATGGGCCAATAACCGATTTGCAACGGCAGGATCTTAATGCAATTTATAACTCCGGACAGCATTTGCTCAGCCTCATTAATGACATTCTAGATCTGTCAAAAATCGAAGCTGGCAAGATGGAATTAATGTTTGAAGATGGTGTCAATCTCAGCGAGATCATTCAAAGTGTCTTACCTACCGTTCGTGGGCTAATAAAAGACAAACCTATTGAGTTGATCGTCAATCTGGATCCTAATGTTCCTTTGGTTCGCGCCGATCCAACAAAAGTTCGCCAAATCTTGCTCAATTTGCTTTCGAATGCAGCCAAATTCACCGAACAAGGCTCAATAACAATTCAAACCCGGGTCGAAAGGGTCAATTCCCATGAAGAAGTTCTGATTAGTGTATCTGACACCGGCATAGGAATTGCTAAAGAAGACCAATCAAAGTTATTCGAACCCTTCTCTCAAGTGGATGCTTCACCTACTCGGAAAACCGGTGGTACCGGTCTTGGGCTTTCCATCTCACGCTATTTGGTTGAAATGCACGGTGGTAAGATTGGATTGGAGAGTGAAGTTGGTAAAGGTTCAACCTTTTATTTCACCATTCCTGTTCCATCCTCCACCCAAGAGTTTAATGATAGTCCCAGCGCTACACAAAACTCCTCTCCATCAAATACAGTTTTAGCAATAGACCGTGAAGAGTTGGTTCTCAACCTGTACGAACGCTACCTGGCTGACCATAACATTCAGGTTATAAAATGCTCTCAGCCTGAACAGGCTATTCAGATAGCGGAGACCTTATCGCCTTCAATCATCATCATCGACACTGCTATTGAGTTAAATTCCGACCCCATCAAGGATGGCTGGCATCTCCTCCAGGAACTCAAATCAAAGCCAAACACAGCAAATACACCGATTGTGATTTGTTCTCTAATTGAGGACAGGGAACGCGCCAATCAGTATGGGGTCAGCGAATATTTACTAAAGCCCATTATGGAAGACGACCTAACCTCAGCAATAAAAAAGCTCTTACAAGGTGTAAAAACATAG